One region of Arvicola amphibius chromosome 3, mArvAmp1.2, whole genome shotgun sequence genomic DNA includes:
- the LOC119809844 gene encoding spermatogenesis-associated protein 31D1-like — MSLSASWPPETLTPGRHHSPPRQASSYPSHPLDPVASPAPMPDPSMAAPEFEWKILSTSQRTPLQGWSSPMPTTPGFNLSRRPTSTILSLNYSSRSTSTNLDLDHLSRPISTTSGLDNLSRPTSTNRGLDQLNRPKSTTSGFDHLSRPTSTSPGLDHFSRSISGPFRYQVATKTLYHSNLTCDESLPEDLSLTIHEALFRTGHTDWQIEAGEPSFINRDMQDNLDVRIRKRVQLNGWKQKEKGRSDLCWLHSRNNKQDIISCLFWRKNCESEQFSAHQKVLGNDLKETYNQLFWGHPVLHSKSLVTTVSMTGPPLHRPSILFNGSST, encoded by the coding sequence ATGTCCTTGAGTGCCTCTTGGCCACCAGAGACCTTGACACCTGGAAGACACCATTCACCACCACGACAGGCATCTTCCTACCCATCTCATCCTCTGGATCCTGTGGCTTCTCCTGCACCCATGCCTGATCCCAGCATGGCAGCTCCTGAGTTTGAATGGAAAATACTGTCAACCTCACAGAGAACACCTCTACAAGGTTGGTCTTCTCCCATGCCAACCACCCCAGGGTTTAACCTCTCTAGGAGGCCTACCTCAACCATCCTAAGCCTTAACTACTCTAGCAGGTCTACTTCAACCAACTTAGACCTTGACCACTTAAGCAGGCCTATATCAACCACCTCAGGCCTTGATAACTTAAGCAGGCCTACCTCAACAAACCGAGGCCTTGACCAGTTAAACAGGCCTAAGTCAACCACCTCAGGCTTTGACCACCTAAGCAGGCCTACCTCAACATCTCCTGGCCTTGACCATTTTAGCAGGTCTATCTCAGGCCCTTTCAGATACCAGGTAGCTACCAAAACCTTGTACCACTCAAACCTAACATGTGATGAGTCCTTGCCAGAGGATCTTTCGCTCACCATTCACGAGGCCTTGTTCAGGACAGGCCACACAGACTGGCAGATAGAGGCTGGAGAACCCTCTTTCATAAACCGTGACATGCAGGATAATCTGGATGTTCGAATCAGAAAAAGAGTCCAACTAAATGgttggaagcagaaagaaaaaggaaggtcagACCTTTGCTGGCTGCACTCCAGGAACAACAAGCAGGATATCATCTCATGCCTGTTCTGGAGGAAAAACTGTGAATCTGAGCAGTTTTCGGCTCATCAAAAGGTCTTAGGCAATGATTTAAAGGAGACCTATAACCAGCTCTTCTGGGGGCACCCCGTTCTCCACAGTAAGTCCCTTGTGACCACTGTCAGCATGACAGGGCCTCCACTCCATCGCCCCTCTATCTTGTTCAATGGAAGCTCTACTTAG